Proteins from a single region of Butyrivibrio fibrisolvens:
- a CDS encoding DUF3990 domain-containing protein, translated as MVIKVIDNRMFQIINAFISGEITDEQCKHCLATNLGNQYVFTSKRAARKLKILERAYISSSERDYYKGIRTEESKLGDDKVKLARRQYRGKGKYIDDILK; from the coding sequence TTGGTAATAAAAGTAATTGATAACAGGATGTTTCAAATAATCAACGCTTTTATATCAGGGGAAATAACAGACGAACAATGTAAGCATTGTCTTGCTACTAATTTAGGAAATCAGTATGTATTTACAAGTAAGCGAGCTGCACGAAAGTTGAAAATACTTGAGAGAGCATATATATCATCCAGTGAAAGAGATTATTATAAAGGTATAAGAACAGAAGAAAGTAAACTAGGTGACGATAAGGTAAAACTTGCAAGAAGGCAATACAGAGGAAAAGGAAAATATATCGACGACATTTTAAAGTAA
- a CDS encoding GNAT family N-acetyltransferase, whose product MRIKEQQYQLPNGEIAIIKSAGPEDAMQIKTHRELTSSETHFMAREPEDGQMNLERITEILKGVSESDRDFMVTAYVDGKVVGDLGVTLVRPHVKYLHRGYLGMSIRQTYTGMGLGSFMMKTALEQARENGFEQVELGVFADNDRARHLYKKYGFKEYGVNPRAFKLKDGTYIDEIIMANIFDEE is encoded by the coding sequence ATGAGAATCAAAGAACAGCAATACCAACTCCCCAATGGTGAAATAGCCATTATAAAAAGTGCAGGCCCTGAAGATGCCATGCAGATCAAAACTCACAGAGAGTTGACTTCTTCCGAGACCCATTTCATGGCAAGAGAACCTGAAGATGGTCAGATGAATCTGGAAAGAATTACCGAAATCCTGAAAGGTGTTTCGGAAAGTGACAGAGACTTCATGGTAACAGCCTATGTTGATGGCAAGGTAGTAGGTGATCTTGGAGTTACCCTTGTAAGACCACATGTAAAATATCTCCACCGCGGATACCTTGGAATGTCCATCCGCCAGACGTATACCGGCATGGGTCTTGGAAGCTTCATGATGAAGACAGCCCTTGAACAGGCCAGAGAGAACGGCTTTGAGCAGGTAGAACTTGGCGTATTTGCAGACAACGACAGAGCAAGGCACCTCTACAAGAAATACGGCTTTAAGGAATATGGCGTAAATCCAAGAGCTTTCAAGCTTAAAGATGGAACTTACATAGATGAGATAATCATGGCGAATATTTTTGATGAGGAATAA
- a CDS encoding GNAT family N-acetyltransferase produces MSLKLIKLTKEYEHQLGEMIDEWKEDQVKNNTDRSPYAIFKNDYHDFDYYLENLELKEARDGLVPDSTFFLLDEDRNRLLGAVNIRHYLNDHLLREGGHIGDGIRPSERRKGYATKMIGMALEECRKLGIEKVLISCHKTNIGSAKSIMNNGGVLENEVTDEDGEILQRYWITL; encoded by the coding sequence ATGAGTCTTAAGCTGATCAAACTAACAAAAGAATACGAACACCAGCTTGGTGAGATGATCGATGAATGGAAAGAAGACCAGGTCAAAAATAATACTGATCGTTCACCTTATGCGATCTTTAAAAATGATTATCACGATTTTGATTACTATCTTGAGAATCTGGAACTTAAGGAAGCAAGAGACGGCCTTGTGCCAGACTCAACTTTTTTCCTTCTTGATGAAGACAGGAACAGACTTCTTGGGGCTGTCAACATCCGCCATTATCTGAACGATCACCTTCTTAGAGAAGGCGGACATATAGGCGATGGCATAAGACCTTCAGAAAGACGTAAAGGTTACGCTACTAAGATGATCGGCATGGCGCTTGAAGAATGCAGGAAGCTTGGAATAGAAAAGGTCCTTATAAGTTGCCATAAGACCAATATAGGCTCTGCCAAGTCCATAATGAATAACGGTGGAGTCCTTGAAAATGAGGTCACAGATGAAGACGGCGAAATTCTGCAGAGATACTGGATCACATTATAA
- a CDS encoding helix-turn-helix domain-containing protein yields the protein MYKDSIQKTLDYIEENLKAQVTAAELSDMAGYSLFHFYRVFQSAVGMPVMQYILRRRLLGAIYEIGSGAKKTDASFAYGFDTYAGFYKSFVRELGYTPAEYLRKFKVKKPYKINIFQEEHIMVSHKKIAELLPLWGLQDEKISDVVYGERGEISDCAKYVGEDHIIKYTNNLGNVKKAIEISKALDSVGLEAALAIPTLDGKEYVENGELYFYLTKKVKGESVHASKVYLDEYEDKARFIGEIIGQLDLALAKIDVVVDEADTLAAARDYALPKLKEILPIDEDFADKYLKKVEELYPKLPRQIIHRDPNPGNIIVSSDKWGFIDFDLSERNVRIYDPCYAATAILSESFEDGNEEKLTKWISIMKEILYGYDTVVHLSDEEKEAVPYIILSNQFISTAWFADKEKYKDIFDVNVKMTKWIIKNINKISI from the coding sequence GTGTATAAAGACAGCATTCAAAAAACACTTGATTATATAGAAGAAAATCTGAAAGCGCAGGTCACTGCAGCTGAGCTGTCAGACATGGCGGGATATTCCCTGTTCCATTTTTATAGAGTATTCCAAAGTGCTGTCGGGATGCCTGTTATGCAGTATATACTCAGAAGGCGGCTTCTTGGTGCCATATATGAAATTGGATCCGGGGCTAAGAAAACAGATGCCTCCTTCGCATACGGATTTGATACCTACGCAGGCTTCTATAAATCATTTGTACGAGAACTTGGATATACACCAGCAGAATACCTCCGGAAATTCAAGGTCAAAAAGCCTTACAAGATCAATATTTTTCAGGAGGAACACATTATGGTAAGTCATAAGAAGATTGCAGAATTACTGCCACTCTGGGGACTTCAGGACGAGAAGATTTCAGATGTAGTCTATGGAGAAAGAGGCGAAATCAGCGACTGCGCCAAATACGTTGGCGAAGATCACATAATCAAATATACCAATAACCTTGGTAATGTTAAAAAAGCTATAGAGATATCCAAAGCTCTCGATAGTGTAGGATTAGAAGCGGCTTTAGCTATTCCGACTCTGGATGGAAAAGAATACGTAGAAAACGGAGAACTATATTTTTACCTTACTAAAAAAGTTAAAGGAGAAAGCGTACACGCAAGCAAGGTCTACCTTGATGAATATGAGGACAAGGCCCGCTTCATAGGTGAGATCATAGGTCAGCTTGACCTTGCACTTGCAAAAATCGATGTGGTAGTAGACGAAGCTGATACCCTTGCCGCAGCCCGCGACTACGCCCTTCCAAAGTTAAAAGAGATTCTACCAATTGACGAAGACTTTGCTGATAAATATCTAAAGAAGGTAGAAGAGCTGTATCCAAAGCTTCCAAGACAGATCATTCACAGAGACCCTAATCCCGGCAACATCATTGTATCAAGCGATAAGTGGGGCTTCATCGATTTTGACTTGAGCGAAAGAAACGTAAGGATCTATGATCCATGTTATGCTGCAACCGCAATTTTATCAGAGTCATTTGAAGATGGTAATGAAGAGAAGCTCACCAAGTGGATATCTATCATGAAAGAAATCCTTTATGGATACGATACAGTAGTGCATCTGTCAGATGAAGAAAAAGAGGCTGTTCCATATATCATCCTGTCAAATCAGTTCATTTCTACGGCCTGGTTTGCGGACAAGGAAAAATATAAGGATATCTTTGATGTTAATGTCAAAATGACAAAGTGGATTATCAAAAACATTAATAAAATTAGTATATAA
- a CDS encoding ATP-binding protein: protein MTERNPYAISFGRIPTQYISRDIIIDEITSAFNSDISEEQAFKITGIRGTGKTVTLTAIEKELSQSKDWIIVDLKPGAEFTNDLVAYLYTEVPFITSYIDANLNLSAFGIGLDLKKKSPAASLDLVLVELLNEIKKKKKRVLVAIDEVRKTDSLVDFIQEYQILIRKDLPIYLLVAGLYEDIEDIENTDGLTFFLRATKYEMTPLNIGVIKEDYKLTMGLSDDVAYKLAVMTKGYAFAYQAFGKYMWDSKSKEITPMVLAKADDALAQKVYDKIWSELPPKDKWYLSFIVQKDSMDASELLEITKKKHSDWSEPRRRLIEKGVIDGQVRGKIILKLPRFKEYVESKQF from the coding sequence ATGACTGAGAGAAACCCATACGCCATCAGCTTTGGAAGAATACCGACACAGTACATTAGCAGAGATATTATAATTGACGAGATTACCAGCGCATTCAACAGTGATATTTCTGAAGAGCAGGCATTTAAGATAACCGGGATAAGAGGAACAGGCAAGACTGTTACACTGACAGCAATAGAGAAGGAACTATCGCAGTCTAAGGATTGGATCATAGTAGACCTTAAGCCTGGTGCAGAGTTTACTAATGACCTTGTGGCTTATCTCTATACAGAGGTGCCTTTTATCACATCCTATATTGATGCTAACCTTAATCTTTCAGCCTTTGGAATTGGACTTGATCTCAAGAAAAAGAGTCCTGCAGCAAGTCTGGATCTTGTTTTAGTAGAGCTACTTAATGAGATCAAAAAGAAAAAGAAGCGTGTTCTTGTTGCTATAGATGAAGTTAGAAAAACTGATTCGCTAGTTGATTTTATACAGGAGTATCAGATTCTTATAAGAAAAGACCTTCCGATTTATCTTCTTGTTGCTGGCCTTTATGAAGATATAGAAGACATCGAGAATACTGATGGACTGACATTCTTTTTAAGAGCTACCAAGTACGAAATGACTCCTCTTAACATAGGAGTTATTAAGGAAGATTACAAGCTTACAATGGGTCTTTCTGATGATGTGGCATATAAGCTGGCTGTTATGACTAAGGGATATGCATTTGCCTATCAGGCATTTGGAAAGTATATGTGGGATTCAAAGAGCAAAGAGATAACGCCAATGGTACTGGCCAAGGCTGATGATGCGCTTGCTCAGAAGGTATATGATAAGATTTGGAGTGAGTTACCTCCCAAGGATAAGTGGTACTTGAGTTTTATCGTCCAGAAGGACAGTATGGATGCTTCGGAACTTCTTGAGATTACCAAGAAAAAACACAGCGATTGGAGCGAACCAAGAAGGCGTCTTATTGAGAAAGGCGTAATTGATGGCCAGGTCCGTGGGAAAATCATTTTAAAACTGCCGAGATTTAAAGAGTATGTTGAAAGTAAACAGTTCTGA
- a CDS encoding helix-turn-helix domain-containing protein, translated as MVEFGEQLRRAREAKGMTQQSLAEQLYVTRQSVSRWECGDRYPDLLTTKKLSQILEVSLDDLLSGKEMTKVVERNPVVENKVVNNIMIVLYAAVVFSYLISAVGIAVRAFALEAFQLIPVQVIFQFAGTGVSIAAFIYGLICAVRGTLSPKRMGAVLMAYFLSSFIIDTDGAFKSFFLSGASLMSFRAWKIIALIAITYFVPMVLGSVAVFFFFVRSQNRKIWAVAIAVVSLSGIFYAVYSLYVSVIIAKVNAGITEPVLSAEYYSVRAVLLIAIYVLGLYQTYTLYKKRVSAAEIAQGITSTI; from the coding sequence ATGGTCGAATTTGGCGAACAACTTAGAAGAGCGAGAGAAGCAAAAGGAATGACACAGCAATCCCTTGCAGAACAATTATATGTAACGAGACAATCAGTTTCTCGCTGGGAATGCGGAGATAGATATCCGGATCTTCTTACTACAAAGAAATTATCTCAGATTCTGGAAGTGAGTCTTGACGACCTCTTATCCGGAAAAGAAATGACTAAAGTAGTAGAGAGAAACCCTGTAGTTGAAAATAAAGTGGTAAACAACATAATGATAGTTCTTTATGCTGCAGTTGTATTTTCCTATCTAATATCAGCAGTTGGTATTGCAGTTAGGGCGTTTGCATTAGAAGCATTTCAATTGATTCCGGTTCAGGTGATATTCCAATTCGCTGGAACAGGAGTTTCAATAGCAGCTTTCATCTATGGCCTGATCTGTGCTGTAAGAGGAACACTTTCACCGAAAAGGATGGGAGCGGTTTTGATGGCTTATTTTCTGTCTTCTTTTATTATTGATACAGATGGGGCTTTTAAAAGTTTCTTTCTTAGTGGAGCAAGTCTGATGTCGTTCAGAGCATGGAAGATAATTGCACTCATAGCAATAACATATTTTGTACCAATGGTTTTGGGATCAGTAGCAGTATTTTTCTTCTTTGTTCGAAGCCAGAACAGAAAAATATGGGCTGTCGCGATTGCCGTTGTTTCGCTTTCGGGAATATTTTATGCTGTATATTCATTATATGTTTCTGTAATAATAGCTAAAGTTAATGCCGGCATAACAGAGCCTGTTTTGTCAGCTGAGTATTATTCTGTAAGAGCGGTGCTATTGATTGCTATTTATGTGTTGGGACTTTATCAGACATATACACTATACAAAAAAAGGGTGTCTGCGGCAGAGATTGCTCAGGGCATAACATCAACTATTTAG
- a CDS encoding MFS transporter, with protein MGKNNAKSGIGFWLLIWLLGLAGQLCWNMENQWFNTFVYAKIAKDPTIISWMLAISAAATTVSTFLFGCVSDRKGNRKTLVSVGYILWGIFTIIFGTTEFMNKGSDSALIGIAFAVVAADAIMSFFGSMGNDIGFNAWINDHMTPDNSGALGAALAVQPVIGTIVGTIAGGLLVGADDNYMRLFTVIGGSVILLGIVSLFGMKDVDTLKPSIKGSFSEQFFSIFNIKTYLQHRELVFVNLMLAVYFISFNVYFSHLGNFMIYYLGFTADTMGLIEGVGLIVAMFVTIPAIKLIKADRSSLLIFVAIILNSIGLLAIGLFVSPTNVDPSTIWNPNLMAGMLFVGVGYILFLQTITVWSKRLYPEDSRGQFEGIRIVFYVLIPMVIAPLISNPVIKNSGEFVDEYGFTEYLPTNAVFIAGLIVLLVTLIPLYFADRERELPIT; from the coding sequence ATGGGTAAAAATAATGCAAAAAGCGGTATTGGTTTTTGGCTACTTATCTGGCTTCTTGGACTTGCGGGGCAGCTATGTTGGAACATGGAGAATCAGTGGTTTAATACGTTTGTATATGCCAAGATAGCCAAGGACCCGACTATCATTTCATGGATGCTTGCAATATCTGCAGCAGCAACCACAGTTTCTACATTTCTTTTTGGATGTGTTTCAGACAGAAAGGGTAATAGAAAGACTCTTGTGTCTGTGGGATATATCCTCTGGGGAATTTTCACCATTATCTTTGGAACAACAGAATTTATGAATAAAGGCAGTGATTCTGCACTTATTGGAATTGCATTTGCAGTAGTAGCTGCTGATGCAATCATGAGTTTTTTTGGCTCCATGGGAAATGATATAGGTTTTAACGCCTGGATCAATGACCATATGACACCTGATAACTCCGGTGCTTTGGGAGCAGCTCTTGCTGTACAGCCGGTAATAGGAACCATTGTGGGAACTATTGCGGGAGGATTACTTGTTGGTGCAGATGACAACTATATGAGACTATTTACAGTTATTGGAGGAAGTGTGATCCTTCTGGGAATAGTATCACTGTTTGGAATGAAGGATGTTGACACCTTAAAGCCATCAATAAAGGGCTCATTTTCAGAGCAGTTCTTTTCAATATTTAACATAAAAACCTATCTCCAGCACAGAGAACTTGTATTTGTAAATCTGATGCTTGCGGTATACTTTATATCTTTTAACGTGTACTTTTCTCATCTTGGGAACTTCATGATCTATTATCTTGGATTTACAGCAGACACTATGGGACTTATAGAAGGCGTGGGTCTTATTGTTGCTATGTTTGTGACTATTCCTGCTATTAAGCTTATAAAGGCTGACAGATCGTCGCTTCTGATATTTGTAGCGATAATTTTGAATTCTATTGGGCTTCTTGCTATTGGGCTTTTCGTATCACCTACAAACGTTGACCCGAGTACCATATGGAATCCAAATCTTATGGCAGGAATGCTGTTTGTTGGCGTTGGATATATTCTCTTTTTACAGACCATCACAGTATGGTCAAAGCGTCTTTACCCTGAGGATTCAAGAGGACAGTTTGAGGGGATCAGGATTGTCTTTTACGTGCTGATACCTATGGTGATCGCACCACTTATATCCAATCCTGTTATCAAGAATAGTGGCGAATTTGTTGATGAGTACGGATTTACGGAGTATCTGCCTACAAATGCTGTTTTTATTGCAGGGCTCATAGTACTACTCGTAACGCTGATTCCACTGTATTTTGCTGATAGAGAACGTGAACTACCCATCACCTAA
- a CDS encoding M55 family metallopeptidase, whose protein sequence is MKQLIVVADMEGASGIFESNREALWHEEMYPQNKLWRSYGRGCITSDVLAVCNAAIDFGIDDIMLLDMHHAGCAEPNVDTTKLPSKVRLFDLPNRCMFWGRARGQAASEPYGIVTVGQHARNGEPDAYFPHTIHTPPIESFYINGKHVAEIGASVLCFSGAPYIANIGCAASHTEAREMSTNVTCISVKDKSKGWEPTPEETYPIIYDEMMKALSDYNNKTAVPYADRYVCELNLTEDRYFDAPLDFPWKGTFTKKKATWETHDIETALSLFWEVHNYMKKNEI, encoded by the coding sequence ATGAAGCAATTAATTGTTGTAGCTGACATGGAGGGAGCCAGCGGTATCTTTGAATCGAATAGAGAGGCTTTATGGCACGAGGAGATGTACCCTCAGAATAAATTGTGGCGTTCTTATGGCAGAGGTTGTATTACCAGTGATGTTTTGGCGGTATGCAATGCTGCAATTGATTTTGGTATAGATGACATTATGCTCCTTGACATGCATCATGCAGGATGCGCGGAACCTAATGTAGACACTACAAAGCTTCCATCAAAGGTCAGACTTTTTGATCTGCCTAATAGATGTATGTTTTGGGGAAGAGCCAGAGGACAGGCTGCATCAGAACCGTATGGAATAGTTACAGTAGGACAGCATGCAAGAAATGGAGAACCTGATGCCTATTTTCCTCACACAATACATACTCCACCTATAGAATCATTCTATATAAATGGTAAACATGTTGCTGAAATAGGGGCAAGTGTTTTGTGCTTTAGTGGTGCACCATATATTGCTAATATCGGCTGTGCTGCTTCACATACAGAAGCACGAGAAATGTCTACTAATGTCACATGTATAAGCGTAAAGGATAAAAGTAAGGGATGGGAGCCTACACCGGAAGAAACATACCCAATCATTTATGATGAAATGATGAAGGCTCTTAGTGATTACAATAATAAAACAGCAGTTCCATATGCAGACAGGTATGTATGCGAATTAAATCTTACAGAAGATAGATATTTTGATGCCCCATTAGATTTTCCATGGAAAGGAACATTTACAAAAAAGAAAGCTACGTGGGAAACACATGATATTGAGACTGCATTAAGTCTGTTTTGGGAAGTTCATAATTATATGAAAAAGAATGAAATATAA
- a CDS encoding transposase codes for MKGENCMYLTVKQQVKHLSKDDYRSIRELCHSAKNLANEAIYNVRQYYFTEGKFLKYEKNYVLLKNSFNYKTLNSNMAQQILKEVDGSFKSFFGLLKLAKQGKYAFKDCKLPNYLPKDGYTTLVIGFVRLNGNKLILPFSNSFKKTHKSVEITIPPILLDKKVKEIRIIPKAHARFFEIQYTYEAECVQRNLNKNNALALDLGINNLVTAVSNNGRSFIIDGRRLKSINQWFNKENARLQSIKDKQHFGKKTTNRQKAIARDRNNKVNDYMSKAARKVIDYCISNDIGTLVAGYNVTFQRSSHIGKQNNQNFVNIPYGILRDKLSYLCELNGITYVEQEESYTSRSSFWDKDDIPVYNDDNPKEYQFSGNRIHRGMYKTARGIKFNADINGALNIMRKSSVVDLSILYGRGDVDTPVRIRIA; via the coding sequence ATGAAAGGAGAAAACTGTATGTATCTTACTGTAAAACAGCAGGTAAAACATCTATCGAAAGACGATTACCGTTCAATAAGAGAACTGTGTCATTCAGCTAAAAATCTTGCAAATGAAGCCATCTATAATGTTAGGCAGTATTACTTTACTGAAGGTAAGTTTCTGAAGTATGAGAAGAACTATGTTCTGTTAAAGAACAGTTTTAATTACAAGACCTTAAATTCAAATATGGCACAGCAGATCCTCAAAGAAGTAGACGGCAGTTTCAAGTCATTCTTTGGCTTACTTAAACTTGCAAAACAAGGTAAATATGCTTTTAAGGATTGCAAACTGCCAAATTATCTTCCAAAAGACGGGTATACCACACTTGTTATAGGTTTTGTACGACTTAACGGGAATAAGCTGATACTTCCGTTTTCAAACAGCTTTAAGAAAACCCACAAGTCGGTTGAAATCACAATACCGCCGATCCTGCTTGATAAAAAGGTTAAAGAGATACGTATCATACCAAAAGCTCATGCCAGGTTCTTTGAAATTCAGTACACTTACGAAGCTGAGTGTGTTCAAAGAAATCTTAACAAAAACAATGCACTGGCGCTCGATCTTGGTATAAACAATCTTGTAACCGCAGTATCAAATAATGGCAGATCGTTCATAATCGACGGAAGAAGACTCAAGTCCATTAACCAGTGGTTTAACAAAGAAAATGCCCGCCTGCAGTCCATTAAGGACAAGCAGCATTTTGGCAAAAAGACTACAAATCGTCAGAAAGCCATTGCTCGTGATCGTAACAATAAAGTAAATGACTATATGAGCAAAGCTGCACGTAAGGTTATAGACTACTGTATCTCTAACGATATCGGAACCCTTGTAGCCGGATATAATGTTACATTTCAACGGAGTTCTCATATAGGCAAACAGAACAATCAGAATTTTGTCAACATACCCTATGGAATACTGAGGGATAAACTGTCATACCTCTGCGAGCTTAATGGTATTACTTATGTTGAGCAGGAAGAAAGCTATACATCAAGGTCATCATTTTGGGATAAAGATGATATCCCTGTTTACAATGATGACAATCCAAAGGAATATCAGTTCAGTGGTAACAGAATACATCGTGGAATGTACAAGACTGCCAGAGGGATTAAATTCAATGCCGATATTAATGGGGCATTAAATATAATGCGTAAAAGTAGCGTTGTGGATCTTAGTATCCTATACGGTAGAGGCGATGTGGACACGCCTGTAAGAATAAGGATTGCCTGA
- a CDS encoding nucleoside phosphorylase yields MITKNEIPVLEYDDTSLEVIAPDHDFEDTKLPEKCLFTFLGDVVDEYAKAHNANVAREFITVSHNVNIYILHEDQEDICLVQSTIGAPAATSLMDTLVSCGCRKVIAVGSCGVLADLPENAFLVPTRALRDEGTSYHYLPASRYIELDKEPIAAIEDTFKRHNLPFTPCTTWTTDGFFRETKDMVSYRLEEGCQVVEMECAALAACCRKRGASFGQFLFTADSLSNVHEYDARDFGKDSHEKALLLGLDILRNF; encoded by the coding sequence ATGATAACCAAAAATGAAATCCCGGTTTTAGAATACGACGACACATCGCTTGAAGTCATAGCACCTGACCATGACTTTGAGGATACAAAACTCCCTGAGAAGTGCCTTTTTACCTTCCTTGGAGACGTAGTAGATGAATATGCCAAGGCGCATAATGCTAATGTAGCAAGAGAATTTATAACAGTATCTCACAACGTCAACATCTACATACTCCATGAGGACCAGGAGGATATCTGCCTTGTGCAGTCCACTATAGGAGCACCGGCAGCAACATCACTTATGGATACCCTGGTATCCTGTGGCTGCAGGAAAGTAATCGCAGTAGGCTCCTGCGGCGTACTTGCAGACCTTCCTGAGAATGCATTCCTTGTGCCAACAAGGGCTTTGAGAGATGAAGGTACATCTTACCATTACCTGCCTGCATCAAGATATATTGAACTGGATAAGGAACCTATCGCAGCAATAGAAGATACCTTCAAAAGGCACAACCTCCCATTCACCCCCTGTACCACCTGGACTACAGACGGGTTCTTTAGAGAGACCAAAGACATGGTTAGTTACCGCCTGGAGGAAGGTTGCCAGGTAGTTGAAATGGAATGCGCAGCTCTTGCAGCCTGCTGCAGGAAAAGAGGTGCAAGCTTTGGTCAGTTCCTTTTTACCGCCGATTCTCTTTCCAACGTTCACGAATACGACGCCAGAGACTTCGGAAAAGATTCTCATGAAAAGGCACTGCTCTTGGGACTTGATATTCTAAGAAACTTCTAA
- a CDS encoding antitoxin: protein MRKIDKDGLLLCDMQGKVFELSVTAQDNSSEIFIRRFMNSEVAKQLDNMAVLQSNIQAADILSLIDEEYGKSNYGSVKYTPNELYWIGYLYRYFAYTYDKTSVQVYKIVKPKELRGLFLPYHTMDPSQAIDRILEAKGLANDSVDEEKRQFQIFKRIREKKLR, encoded by the coding sequence ATGAGAAAAATAGACAAAGATGGTCTTCTTCTCTGCGATATGCAAGGCAAAGTATTTGAACTGTCTGTCACTGCACAGGATAATAGTTCAGAGATATTCATCCGAAGATTTATGAATAGTGAAGTGGCAAAGCAACTGGATAACATGGCAGTGTTACAGAGCAATATTCAGGCAGCAGATATTCTAAGTTTAATAGACGAAGAGTATGGTAAGTCTAATTATGGCTCAGTTAAGTATACGCCGAATGAGCTATACTGGATTGGATACCTATATAGATATTTTGCTTACACTTATGATAAGACGTCTGTACAGGTATATAAGATTGTTAAACCAAAAGAATTGCGAGGATTATTCCTTCCTTATCATACGATGGATCCGTCGCAGGCTATAGATAGAATACTCGAAGCAAAGGGACTTGCAAACGATAGTGTTGATGAAGAAAAAAGGCAATTTCAGATATTTAAGAGGATTAGAGAAAAGAAACTTCGCTAA